The genome window CAGCGATTCTGTTTGAAAAGCATTTCCccaatttttccaaacaaaataaaatattttctccaatgtttttcgtaaaaatagtgagtattttgagaaaaagcggaaaatttagagaaaaaaattggaaaaatatttcccaaaaatattcccTGCGTTTGTGTACTGCGTTCCctaatttcggatttttttgtaaaatcaacaatggaaaataattttcttttgcttttATTAATAAGTTGCAGGTTGTGGTAATTGAACGAGTTGATGACCCTTAGTAGTCTTGGGAAATATAACAGCAATTGATTGTTACAGAGTCGCTAGAGTTCCGAACTACTTTTAATCACCCCGTCCTTCCATCATAACTGTAAGTTGAGAAGTTTAATGATGGTGAAGATAGGTTGCCATACTGTTTTACAGCAAACTTTTCTTTCCAATTACTTTTTGATTCCATTCGTCCTTCCCCGACCATActcataaaattacaaaaaaaaagttgaagctacacaaaacaatggaaatgtttttttgtatcATGGACGAAgctattttttatttagatttttatgaattttaatgtaTAGCTTCGCTCTTCATGCTTTCTTTTAACagaaagttttgttcaactttAAGGACATCCATGCAGTTTTAAAGTAGATGTCgtgtttaattttcaaactttgaattgaaatgtCTGGGTAATATAGAAGTCGTTAAGAAAGTTAGtgctgaagtttttttttttctttcgttcagTAGTCAGTCAAACGATGCAATTTAATCCtcttaacattttgtttgttagtaatatttttatcaatcaTAAAACACTCACCTTTCCTGCAGCATCACCAGATTCACTTTTGTCGAAAAAGAGTTGTTTTTCAGGATCCTTTACTTCATATTGATATTCATACTGTgaaaagaaagagaaaaaaaatagtaaaacgATCACACTCTCAGTTGGTAGTCCCAATATTCGGGTAATTTCTTTAGTAATTCCCTAGTGAAAACGAAATGCTCAAAGTGACTGAATGGGCAATCACCTGAGCCCATTTCGACACTTAAAGGATTTTATTTGCAACCCGTTTCCAAACTATGTAACCAATTCtacttaacaaaaaatcaatttggcCTCTTGTGCAATGTAGTACACCACATTAAATCTACAAACAGGAAATAAACGCTTAGTCCTGCtagcaaataaaataatttccattcgGAATGACTCAATTATATACGGAACTGTTCAACTCGTGTCCAATGCTAGcagttaattgaaaaatgccATTCAAAGTTGATTATTGAATTGTTAATTGACAACTGATTGTTAAAATTGATTGCTACAGCTAATTATTCCATAATTCATCTCCATAATCTCAAAGTctgaattcgaaaaaaaaaatttcaatgttaTGGATGCACATTCAGTCGAATGCAGTCAAACATAATATGGATGCATGACTGGTAATGGCAACctctaaatttaatttaattgcttCGAATTAATGTTATTATGCTGGATTAAGTTATAATtacaattaataattaaattacagAATTTGCACGGAGAATCCGGCTAATTTTCGTCCTATTTGAATTTAAGTGGTAGATTCCAGTCTGTGTTGTGTAccttttcacataaatttccgataaagaaaattcttttccatGAAAAAGGCCTGCTATTCCCCTCGAGAGTGTACCCGCGACATTGTTATATACACATATATCAAGATCTCACAGTTCTCGTAACTTTTACGTGACTGCAATTTTGaccaaaggattttttttatcttaaaCCCGTTGCTGGATTTCTTTTCGAATTTGGTCTCATCTGTGTTTGCAATAGGGGAATGTTTTACAATTTGTTTTCCGAGGGAAAGAACTGAATTTAAGTGAAATATGATGTCGGCAAacgtgacgcattttttttctcactgGGACGATTTTGTACGTAAACTTTAAGTAAAAATGTGTAGGCTTGatgaaagtttaatttaaaatgtctATGCAAACTTGCAACATTATTTATGGGCTTGGAACGTAGTATTTGAAGGAGCAATATTGCTCTGTTAAAACTTGTTCTATCAATCGCATCTATCAGATTAACAGTTCTTAGATTGATGTATGATTGCAGGGCAGGTGATGTGTGAGCacgttaacattttttttcgaaacccGTACGAACCTGGTCCAACCCGAGTTAATCATATTTGAAGCTCGACTTTGACCGGAATCCAAATAAACTTACTGACCCATAGAACTTAGCAACTTGAGTAGCCATAATGGCTCATTTTTTGTCTCTCtgacaaaaatatgtcactaaggGGTTTATGGCTCTTCGAAACCCAGAAAAACCTTTCAACATTATAAAGTTTATGTTGTCAATTCTTTTACTTAACATATAGCTTGAGTGTCACAGCTGTTTTCTAAACAGGATGACCAGCtcatatttaatttaatttaatgattttgaaGATGGGCagatgtatttaaaaaaaaatgaattcggGATATTATTCGTTACAGAAGAGTTAAGTTATATTCCATATATGAGTTCCATTTTCAGTTCTAACATATTTGATTTGATATCAGTAAAATCCACCAAAAACTTTAGTTGTttcacaccaaaaaaaatcttttcaaatgTTTAAATGCTGTTGGACAAAAATTAGTAAATTCTTTCAGAAATCACTCTCATGCACTCtcatagaacatttttgatgaatttaaaataaaaatttaaaattttgtgattaagGAAACGAATTCAGCATCCaagttaaaattattttgtaaatcctcttttttttcctttaccGGCTGTGGTGCTTCGGCTGGTGCTTGTGGTGCTGAATGCACACTGGCCACGAATAAAATACATCCCAAAATTGCTAAGTACTTCCACATTttgaattgtaaattaaaaaattaaattaaaaacgaaaactatATGTACACTTCACACAATTAACAGTacaatccaaaaaaaaaattatgttcgtCGATTATCCGTTCTAATCCTACTAAATTGCAAACCGAAAGATTACAGCCTTTTATATAGTATGGgacattaaaaatgtttcgctCAGGTCAAAGGTGTACACATCTTTATACATTATTATTGTTTATACCATTTGAGAGTTTTTTCCATACAGAGACACATCAGTCACCTGGTTTTTATTTCTTGTACTTTTCATTACTTTTTAACGAAGAGACGAGATGAGCGAATGCACCGGCAAAGGTAGGGGTCCACAATACAAGTAACATGGTTGGTTAAAATGTGGTAGGAGATCTGAATTATTCGTGGAGTATTGCATTTGTATAAactcacaaaattaaaatataaaaaaaatttaaaaaaaatctactgaattttgaaaaagtattaTTGTATATGAATGTTGTGTGGCAAAATCCAACGGTATAGGTCACCTCACCAGACAAAAATATTGGTTGAAGAGTTTACGTTTTGATTATGTATTAATGTTTCGTTTGGttgatgtttttctttttcggtaATATACCTCTATGATGTAGTTTTAACCTTCAGGATCGTGGCTAGGTGAGGCTTCTTATAATTCAGAAATAtctttgtttttttcgtttaatttagTTCATGAGAGGGAATGCATAAGACCTGTTATGTGTATTATAATTACGTTCGACAATATGAAGAGATATGTATAATACGACTTATTTTACTATTAATGTTGgtttaatgtaaaatgtacaataaaatagcgaaaacagaaaatgtttttttttagtttatatTGAGCAACGGAATTtacgttaaaaaaataaaatttatttggaatttattagtaaatttgcataaatctttttaaatgtattaaattgaaattattgtatAATTTATACACTTAATTAAACTTATAAGATgagataataatttattgaaattgaatatgTGATATTCTGCTCACTTGCATGTTATTTATGATTATTGTGCTGATTAATCTCGATTTATGCACGTTTATAATTCACAtccatatacacacacacttcGAATGActtcttcattattttttttacgaaaaaattatttatgtccGTCTCATATCAATATAGTTTACAGCTACCACTTGAACGatcaatgattttcttttgatttaatgcttagaaaagaaacaaaaactgcCTGCAAATGACATTCCGCTAACCTTACATTGAAGATTGAAATCTATATTTGAGTGGAGTTAAGAATGGTTATTTGCCGAGAACGATAACCTCGCATTTATCGCTCTAGTGCTAAACTGATTATCTTGATATACCTGTTCTCGGCCAATGAATCGTTTGCTCGTCTgtccaaaataattattttatgcaactcgagatcataatgttcgaaaactgcgaaTTTTAGATcgctctgttgcataaaacgttgtatgaatctcggtgcaaagtacttgattaggctaacgatgtgtattatgacacacggcctACGGCCTCGTGTTAtcattacacatctagagacTAATAAAGTTcttcgcactcgatgtcataaataactattaacgATTTGGATTTATGCACTTTCGGCTCAGTACAGTTGCGCGACATAacttccaaatcgtcaaaataaatatttgggaCAGCGGTGCATAATCTACTAATATTCctttaatcgattttttattcattcctGAAGGATTATCGCCGTTTTAAATTACAGAGATTAATAGGTATTTAACTTAAAGCCAAATGCACCAGTCCCCGAAAATTCGTTACGattcttgaaattttgtaatgagtcttgtacttcatttgtttaatttgcctaattaaaagaaaaacaaatctttgacttcatttaatgtagcatacattttcctaGATAAAACCACGTTAACCGGATGTCATTGCTTATTTCTATACCTACAGTCGACTAGGacccacctgttgggtgggtcagattcATTGACTGTCTGAACCTGAACTTCTTAATAGATGTTGTATTGGTAATGATTTATTGGTTGATTAAGAACGGTCTAAATCtctcattaataatttaattctgttttgttttactgAAAATCTTTGTAAAGTCTTGAGACGTTATAAAACGATACTAATTTTTGATTCACAGCTTCATTTTCTGTTACTGTCCTGGTTTTATGCTCATATTAGACCGTTATTGTCTATAAAATGATGAatgtcttcaataaaaattaaactcgtgGTTGAGCTTTGccccagttatcgtgttaacaaagggcacaaaattttaacattttaggttttttcatcacatttcaacacatttttaatcatagtgaacgtgttatgtacggtgtatttgtttttgtaaaacccatcacttacagtcaagggaataacaaatgattagaagctttgctagagagggtagaATTGACAACAAAATGCACTAATTTCCATAACTGAAAAACGATAGAAAATACAAAGGGGGAAATGAGTATAGCTATTgctggaatattttttttttcgaagctTGGTTGTATTATcggaatattttcgattttttgtctAGAGCCGATAATTATTCGGCTGAAACTATGTGGTGTGGTATTAAAGTTTCTCAAAACTAATCATTCACATAGTTATAAATGCTGAGTTttacaattataatttttgtagTAAATCATAGTTATAGCCGACATCTCTTTAGCATTTTTTTaacatcaataaaatttgaatcatAACTCAATGTCTATTGGATTTATGATGCCAActtattttacatttacatgTATCATCAGTGATGCCGTCATCACATGCATGATACTTTTACATACGTCCCAAACAGGACGCACTAGCAAATTACTCTCAAGTCAACTGTCGACCAGTCTCCAATCTTAATCGGTTTCAGACTTAATGTCTCATTTACAAACATCACGCTTAGAGACAGGCTTGCACAAAAATTTACCCCTGTCTAGGTCCTGCTTATAGagtcattcacaaattacgcacgcttCAAAGAGTGTTACAAAAGtgtaacaattttgaaattttctctaTACATTTTTACGTACGCAGGGGAACGGGTCTGGACGGTACCTAACTGGAtcattgaattaaaatcattaaaaatattatgaagTGGAATTGTTGTAGGAAAACCCTGTGAATGGTACCACTTAAAAACCAACcaaatttctgtttcttcGTTCAATGCACAGAACGACTGATAAGAACACCCTTAGTACAGTTTCTGTCGCAGCTCTTTATTTTGCTTGCGGAATGTTAGGTGTTGTAAGTGGTGCCATTTACAAAACTACAATTTACACTTTTTCGATCCAAGTTTTtgcataataataaaattgatgattCTCAATCAATgcgaacaatttattttatttatttattttatgcatgttttatatgaaattgtaattttactCTGTGCCTCTGCCTCCATAACGCATTATtacatcaaaaaacaaatacacacttttattgaaaaagcgataattttacaaatttctgtTTATACAACCTAaacacaacaattttatttaactaaATTCCACTTAAGAAGAGATCTCTTCAGTAATTATGGCTATGCTGTAAATTTAGTATAATAAAGACGATAAAACTTGTTTGGATTGAGCTAAAAATCACATGCAATTTCAGTAACACTATGTACTAAATAGTTCACTGGTGTCCATTCTTGTTGTCAAAGGTAGAAACATTCAAAGCATTGTTAACAAAATCACTGGTGGTTATGTTCGACTTTATGTTTCATAAATGTGTTACACTTCAAGTAACAACAGTCAGACCAGTCAGCTATACtcatttcgattttgtctaTGCTTGCAAGAAcataattaaaaagaaaatcattctaTAAGCCACCCATCTGTCGTGTGTAACGCATACAACGTACAATTACCAGTCTTCCgtataataaatcaaattgccaaaataatttttatgtagGTTCCTTACACTTCGTTCGTTCGTTtgcataaatatatatattatgcgAGCAGGCAAGTTATTTTCTCACGAGGAATTATACATCTCACACAGTGTTTCGTTCGtctgttcaataaataaaagaaaaatcgctCCTCCACAGCACTGTTTTCAGGCATATGTAATTTATGTTCCAACATGacctcaaattaaaaatttttttgtgaacttttACACGAAACACGAGCAGAAAGTGCATAAAGATTTTATTTGgatttgaaacgtttttttttggtttgttctTGTTTTGCTTCTTGTAGTCAGGTTGTTTGTGTGGGAGTAGTTTCAGTAATCAAAGATCTTATTTTCTCAGCCGAATCTACtgaattaacaaaaacaagaaCTATATTGTGTAGCGGGCGAATGGAGTCTAGCGCTATCcaatctacaaaaaaaatgccttAATTGGCATAACCATGCTCTAGAAACTATTCTAGAATTAGTACTTG of Bradysia coprophila strain Holo2 chromosome X unlocalized genomic scaffold, BU_Bcop_v1 contig_26, whole genome shotgun sequence contains these proteins:
- the LOC119069126 gene encoding pro-resilin-like gives rise to the protein MWKYLAILGCILFVASVHSAPQAPAEAPQPYEYQYEVKDPEKQLFFDKSESGDAAGKVTGKYSVWLPDGRLMTVDYTVDGESGFVPKVSFQDNANPLQG